The Apium graveolens cultivar Ventura chromosome 6, ASM990537v1, whole genome shotgun sequence genome contains a region encoding:
- the LOC141666067 gene encoding secreted RxLR effector protein 161-like translates to MDPKLVITKDEGGQPVDPTEFKSMIGGLRYLVHTRPNISHAVGIVSRFMERPTYMHLNASKRILRYVKGTLSFGLVYSKNSGNNMLTGYSDSDLAGNIDDRKSTGGMCYYLNDNLITWVSQKQKCVALSSCEAEFIAATAAACQGIWLQKLLSEVSDSYVGSVVLYVDNKSAIDLAKNPVFHGRSKHIDIRYHFIREYVERGEIIIKYVKTDEQKADVLTKVLPVVKFEKMRQLLGVKNLAEQV, encoded by the coding sequence ATGGATCCAAAACTGGTCATTACCAAGGATGAAGGAGGTCAGCCTGTAGATCCTACGGAGTTCAAGAGCATGATTGGAGGTTTAAGGTACCTTGTGCACACACGTCCCAACATTTCGCATGCAGTAGGGATAGTCAGTCGGTTTATGGAACGTCCCACATATATGCATTTGAATGCTTCCAAGCGTATATTACGTTATGTTAAGGGAACGTTGAGTTTTGGATTGGTATACTCGAAGAACAGTGGGAATAATATGTTAACTGGTTACTCGGATAGCGATCTGGCGGGAAACATAGATGATAGGAAGAGCACTGGAGGTATGTGTTATTATTTGAATGATAACTTGATAACATGGGTTTCACAAAAACAAAAATGTGTCGCATTGTCCAGTTGCGAAGCAGAGTTCATTGCTGCTACAGCTGCAGCATGCCAGGGAATATGGCTTCAGAAATTGTTAAGTGAAGTTTCAGATAGTTACGTTGGTTCGGTAGTTCTTTATGTTGATAACAAGTCTGCAATAGACTTGGCCAAAAATCCAGTGTTCCATGGGAGGTCTAAACACATAGACATTCGATATCATTTCATCAGGGAGTATGTTGAACGTGGTGAAATAATTATCAAGTATGTTAAGACAGATGAACAGAAAGCGGATGTCCTCACAAAGGTTTTACCAGTTGTGAAGTTTGAAAAAATGAGACAACTTTTGGGTGTGAAGAATCTAGCAGaacaagtttag